A window of the Gossypium hirsutum isolate 1008001.06 chromosome A03, Gossypium_hirsutum_v2.1, whole genome shotgun sequence genome harbors these coding sequences:
- the LOC107886008 gene encoding very-long-chain 3-oxoacyl-CoA reductase 1, producing the protein MEACFFDTLKAQSFWVIFLFTLGSLSLLKFSFVFLKWVWINFLRPGKNLKKYGSWGLVTGPTDGIGKGFAFQLARKGLNLVLVGRNPDKLKDVSDSILAKYAKIRIKTVVVDFTGDLDEGVKKIKETIEGLDVGVLINNVGISYPYARFFHEVDEELLMNLIKVNVEGTTKVTQAVLPGMVKRKRGAIVNIGSGAAIVIPSDPLYAVYAATKAYIDQFSRCLYVEYKNSGIDVQCQVPLYVATKMASIKRSSFFVPSTDGYARAAMRWIGYEPRCTPYWPHSILWGLAYSLPESVVDAWRLRFCFGIRKRGQLKDSRKKE; encoded by the exons ATGGAAGCCTGCTTCTTCGATACTCTCAAGGCTCAATCTTTCTGGGTTATTTTCCTTTTCACTTTGGGTTCTTTATCACTCTTGAAGTTCTCATTTGTTTTTCTAAAATGGGTCTGGATCAATTTTCTTAGACCTGGTAAGAATCTAAAAAAATATGGCTCCTGGGGTCTTGTTACTGGACCAACTGATGGTATCGGCAAAGGATTTGCCTTTCAGCTGGCTAGGAAAGGGCTTAATCTTGTCTTGGTGGGCCGTAATCCTGATAAACTCAAAGACGTTTCCGATTCAATCTTGGCCAAGTATGCCAAGATTCGGATCAAGACAGTTGTTGTGGACTTCACTGGCGATCTTGATGAAGGCGTGAAGAAGATAAAAGAAACTATTGAAGGACTGGATGTGGGGGTTTTGATTAACAATGTTGGGATTTCATATCCTTATGCCAGGTTCTTCCACGAGGTTGATGAGGAGCtgttgatgaatttgattaaggTTAATGTTGAAGGTACCACAAAGGTAACTCAAGCTGTTTTGCCTGGGATGGTGAAGAGAAAGAGAGGCGCAATTGTGAACATTGGGTCTGGTGCTGCCATTGTCATCCCTTCTGATCCACTCTATGCTGTTTATGCTGCTACTAAGGC GTATATTGATCAATTCTCTAGGTGCCTTTATGTTGAATACAAGAACAGTGGGATTGATGTTCAATGTCAG GTTCCATTATATGTGGCAACAAAAATGGCATCAATCAAAAGATCGTCTTTCTTTGTTCCATCAACAGACGGATATGCTCGTGCAGCAATGCGGTGGATAGGCTATGAACCTCGTTGCACGCCCTACTGGCCCCATTCCATCCTCTGGGGCTTGGCTTATTCACTGCCAGAGAGTGTGGTTGATGCATGGCGTTTGCGCTTTTGTTTTGGCATTCGAAAGAGGGGGCAACTCAAAGATTCTAGGAAGAAGGAATGA